One window from the genome of Spiractinospora alimapuensis encodes:
- a CDS encoding ABC transporter ATP-binding protein, producing the protein MPERGARTPEQDTAAKPGLSRSTDGAWRTIRRGFALSPEFARGLWITILVGLVATAGKVIVPAAVQLVIDEGIVGGDGVGFVAVAVGVCAALVVVTGFCSFVMNYRLFRAVESGLATLRRKAFRHVHDLSVLTQNSERKGALVSRVTADVDQISNFMQWGGTMLIVASGQLVAATALMAYYSWELTLVVWSCFVPMMLGVRWLQRLLSRAYLSVRERTGEMLGAISETVVGAAVIRAHGTEERSAERIDTTVVATRRAQVKAQRLSMAISPVAELVTAVVYVAVVVVGLLIGLRGGLTPGQLVAFVFLITLFVGPMMMATELFNQAQDAIAGWRRVLGVLDTEPDVADPGEAGTPLPRGPVSVTFDDVTYAYPGGPVVLRDVNEEIHPGTRVAVVGETGSGKTTFVKLLTRLMDPDGGSVRLDGVDLRRVPFSSLRQRVVMVPQEGFLFDSSLANNIRFARPDADDAALEDAVRELGLGEWLDGLPHGLHTPVGQRGESLSAGERQLVALVRAHVADPDLLVLDEATSAVDPATETRLQHALERLTRGRTSVTIAHRLSTAEGADEVLVFDDGEVVQRGHHTDLVTRPGIYSTLHASWVRGTS; encoded by the coding sequence ATCCCGGAGCGCGGTGCGCGCACACCGGAGCAGGACACCGCCGCGAAGCCGGGCCTGAGCCGGTCCACCGACGGCGCGTGGCGCACCATCCGGCGCGGGTTCGCCCTCTCGCCGGAGTTCGCCCGAGGACTGTGGATCACGATCCTCGTCGGGCTGGTGGCCACCGCCGGCAAGGTGATCGTCCCCGCGGCCGTCCAACTCGTCATCGACGAGGGGATCGTGGGTGGTGACGGGGTCGGGTTCGTCGCCGTGGCCGTCGGGGTCTGCGCCGCGCTCGTCGTGGTCACCGGCTTCTGTTCGTTCGTGATGAACTACCGCCTCTTCCGCGCGGTGGAGTCGGGTCTGGCCACCCTGCGCCGCAAGGCCTTCCGCCACGTCCACGACCTGTCCGTGCTCACCCAGAACAGCGAACGCAAGGGCGCGCTCGTCTCCCGGGTGACCGCTGACGTCGACCAGATCAGCAACTTCATGCAGTGGGGCGGCACGATGCTCATCGTCGCCTCCGGACAGCTCGTGGCCGCGACCGCGCTCATGGCGTACTACTCCTGGGAGCTCACCCTCGTCGTGTGGTCGTGCTTCGTGCCGATGATGCTGGGCGTGCGGTGGCTACAGCGACTCCTCTCCCGTGCCTACCTCTCGGTCCGGGAACGCACCGGCGAGATGCTCGGCGCCATCAGCGAGACCGTCGTGGGGGCCGCGGTCATCCGCGCCCACGGCACCGAGGAGCGCAGCGCCGAACGCATCGACACCACCGTCGTCGCCACCCGGCGGGCGCAGGTCAAGGCCCAACGGCTGTCGATGGCGATCTCACCCGTCGCCGAACTCGTGACCGCCGTCGTCTACGTCGCGGTCGTGGTCGTCGGCCTGCTCATCGGTCTGCGCGGCGGGCTCACCCCCGGCCAGCTCGTCGCGTTCGTCTTCCTCATCACCCTGTTCGTCGGGCCGATGATGATGGCGACCGAACTCTTCAACCAGGCGCAGGACGCCATCGCCGGATGGCGGCGGGTCCTGGGCGTCCTGGACACCGAACCCGACGTCGCCGACCCCGGCGAGGCCGGAACACCGCTGCCCCGCGGGCCCGTGTCGGTAACCTTCGACGACGTCACCTACGCCTACCCCGGGGGCCCGGTCGTCCTGCGCGACGTCAACGAGGAGATCCACCCCGGGACCCGCGTCGCCGTCGTCGGTGAGACCGGGTCGGGCAAGACCACCTTCGTGAAGCTCCTGACCCGCCTCATGGACCCCGACGGCGGCAGCGTGCGCCTCGACGGTGTTGACCTGCGCCGGGTCCCCTTCTCCTCGTTGCGCCAACGCGTCGTCATGGTCCCCCAGGAGGGATTCCTGTTCGACAGCTCGCTGGCCAACAACATCCGCTTCGCGCGTCCCGACGCCGACGACGCGGCCCTGGAGGACGCCGTGCGGGAACTGGGCCTGGGGGAGTGGCTGGACGGGCTTCCGCACGGACTCCACACACCCGTGGGCCAACGCGGGGAGTCCCTCTCCGCCGGAGAGCGTCAGCTCGTCGCCCTGGTGCGCGCGCACGTGGCCGACCCCGACCTGCTCGTCCTCGACGAGGCGACCTCCGCGGTCGACCCCGCGACCGAGACCCGCCTGCAACACGCCCTGGAACGTCTCACCCGTGGCCGGACCTCCGTCACCATCGCCCACCGTCTCTCGACGGCCGAGGGGGCCGACGAGGTCCTCGTCTTCGACGACGGCGAGGTCGTCCAACGTGGCCACCACACCGACCTCGTCACTCGCCCGGGCATCTACTCCACACTGCACGCCTCCTGGGTGCGCGGAACGAGCTGA